Proteins encoded in a region of the Neptunomonas phycophila genome:
- a CDS encoding PepSY-associated TM helix domain-containing protein — protein MSHSTSGIASINGSATDTLEKSHSDSAMHKRRYMTLWRIHFFAGLYVVPFMLMLSITGIIMMLYTPVLEPLLHPNLVKLPAHEASASYQTWEQQRHAVSLQYPDATIKQMIVPHAPSEPTRFVLSTSEGANQLTFVDPYTSQVLGSLNQDDTLYAWADNIHGTILLGSWGDAMIELAAILTFVMLFTGVYLWTARRRTGLSQWKPHWKRKGRSLWRELHTMTGVYVAMALLLFAITGLSWTGITGAKVLQAWGSFPAGVYDGIPTSKLTHADLNPGVHEEVPWNLEQLPLPASGSLAGLPGIPKTQPVNLDTVVSYARDNGMTYFRVNLPKSETEVYSVMAATMSRDITDATQDRSLHLDQYTGNVLADITFDEYGLMAKAMAIGIPLHMGTWTRLNLVINTVLCLLIIFLSVGGYMLWWKRRPTNAGFKLVPPPKAKS, from the coding sequence GTGAGCCACTCAACATCCGGTATTGCCTCTATCAACGGTTCAGCAACCGATACGTTAGAGAAATCACACAGCGATTCAGCCATGCATAAGCGCCGTTATATGACCTTATGGCGCATTCATTTTTTTGCGGGCCTGTATGTCGTCCCTTTTATGCTAATGCTTAGCATTACAGGCATCATTATGATGTTATATACGCCTGTACTCGAACCCTTACTACACCCCAACCTTGTTAAACTACCCGCCCATGAAGCAAGCGCTAGCTATCAAACATGGGAGCAACAACGCCATGCTGTCAGCCTCCAATATCCTGACGCGACCATCAAACAAATGATTGTCCCGCATGCTCCATCCGAACCCACACGATTTGTCTTGAGCACCTCCGAAGGAGCTAACCAGCTCACCTTTGTTGACCCTTATACTAGCCAGGTTTTAGGCAGCCTTAATCAGGATGATACTCTGTACGCATGGGCCGATAATATTCACGGGACTATTTTGTTAGGCTCCTGGGGTGACGCTATGATCGAGCTGGCGGCGATACTCACTTTTGTGATGCTCTTTACGGGTGTCTATTTATGGACCGCACGTCGGCGTACGGGTCTATCGCAATGGAAGCCTCACTGGAAACGTAAGGGGCGCTCATTATGGCGAGAGCTGCATACCATGACAGGTGTCTATGTAGCCATGGCGCTATTGTTGTTCGCAATCACCGGTTTATCCTGGACGGGGATTACCGGCGCTAAAGTGCTGCAAGCCTGGGGGAGCTTCCCCGCTGGCGTATACGACGGCATTCCAACCTCTAAACTTACCCATGCCGACCTCAATCCTGGAGTGCACGAAGAGGTACCGTGGAACTTAGAACAATTACCGCTACCGGCATCTGGTTCACTAGCCGGTTTACCCGGTATTCCCAAAACCCAACCCGTTAACCTAGACACCGTAGTTAGCTACGCACGTGATAACGGCATGACCTATTTCCGTGTAAATCTGCCCAAAAGCGAAACGGAAGTCTACTCTGTGATGGCCGCCACCATGAGCCGCGATATTACTGATGCGACTCAAGACAGAAGCCTGCATTTGGATCAGTACACAGGGAACGTTTTGGCCGATATTACCTTTGATGAATACGGGCTAATGGCAAAAGCGATGGCCATTGGGATCCCATTACACATGGGGACGTGGACAAGGCTCAACCTTGTTATCAACACGGTGCTCTGTTTGCTCATTATCTTTTTATCCGTGGGAGGCTATATGCTCTGGTGGAAGCGCCGCCCGACAAACGCTGGTTTTAAGCTAGTACCGCCACCAAAAGCCAAGTCGTAA
- a CDS encoding DUF1513 domain-containing protein → MEINRRQFLKWLTIAPAVSSSFSLAAKAEDSQAIIDGQALYASASQGDDGLYYIHVVNSEGHELMRHSVPDRAHQVISHPTRPWILGIARRPGTFIEIVDYQTLTLVKRVESEPGYHLYGHAQVTDDGRYIITTENNMATDEGMVIVRDIEDDFAVVKRFRTQGIGPHQVILSRDQKTLVVANGGIRTEGREKTNLDTMKPSLVYLDAHSGALLEQAFLADEYHQCSIRHIDLSAQGQVIIAMQYQGHPADQVPIMASHRRGEPLRPLEIPPALQSQLDQYCGSACFDQSGLYAAVSAPRGDQVMIWDMMDYTLIGTVKTKDGCGLARTHKAGEFIVSTGRGRLYHVDVAGLERKAIRFDATPVHWDNHLFPVIA, encoded by the coding sequence ATGGAGATTAATCGTCGTCAGTTTTTAAAATGGCTTACCATTGCGCCTGCCGTCAGCAGCTCCTTCTCGCTAGCGGCCAAGGCTGAGGATAGCCAAGCGATAATAGATGGTCAGGCGCTATATGCTTCGGCCAGCCAAGGCGACGACGGGCTGTACTATATTCATGTTGTAAATAGTGAAGGCCATGAGCTGATGAGACACTCCGTTCCGGATCGCGCTCATCAAGTCATCAGCCACCCCACACGTCCGTGGATTCTGGGAATTGCGCGTCGTCCCGGCACTTTTATTGAAATTGTCGATTACCAGACATTAACGCTGGTTAAACGGGTGGAGAGCGAACCGGGTTACCATCTATATGGTCATGCTCAAGTCACTGACGATGGTCGATATATCATCACTACCGAAAACAATATGGCAACTGATGAGGGCATGGTCATTGTTCGGGATATTGAAGACGACTTTGCCGTCGTCAAACGCTTTCGTACACAAGGGATAGGGCCGCACCAAGTCATTTTATCTCGCGATCAGAAAACGCTCGTCGTTGCCAATGGAGGTATTCGTACCGAAGGACGCGAAAAGACAAACCTCGATACAATGAAGCCGTCGCTTGTGTATTTAGATGCACACAGCGGTGCTTTATTGGAGCAAGCTTTTTTGGCCGATGAATATCACCAATGCAGCATCCGCCATATTGACCTGTCTGCACAAGGGCAGGTCATTATCGCAATGCAGTATCAAGGGCACCCAGCCGATCAAGTTCCCATCATGGCTAGCCATCGACGAGGAGAGCCGCTAAGGCCACTTGAGATTCCTCCCGCATTACAAAGCCAATTGGATCAATACTGCGGTAGCGCTTGTTTTGATCAGTCTGGCTTATATGCTGCAGTATCCGCCCCTCGCGGAGATCAAGTCATGATCTGGGACATGATGGATTACACCCTGATAGGCACGGTGAAAACCAAAGATGGATGCGGTTTAGCGCGCACCCATAAAGCAGGGGAGTTTATTGTCAGTACGGGGCGAGGGCGCTTATACCATGTGGATGTGGCCGGTCTAGAGCGCAAAGCTATTCGTTTTGATGCTACGCCAGTCCACTGGGATAATCATTTATTTCCGGTCATAGCTTAA